In Curtobacterium sp. TC1, the following proteins share a genomic window:
- the aroA gene encoding 3-phosphoshikimate 1-carboxyvinyltransferase yields MADTTHSRSGAQPAADPAPWIAPLARGPLRGDIALPGSKSLTNRELVLAALADGPSVIRLPLHSRDSALMIAGLRQLGVGIDEVEPAPGEQPNPYGPDLRITPAPMHGDVRVDCGLAGTVMRFLPPLAALAVGPVVIDGDPYARKRPMHAIIRALVDLGVDVTDDGDGSMPFAFTGTGSVRGGALSIDASASSQFVSGLLLSAPRFDEGLHLTHVGERLPSLPHIEMTVAALRARGVTVDEPAVGEWVVHPGPIGARDITIEPDLSNAAPFAVAALVAGGTVRIRTWPRATTQVGADLEALLPLWGATVARDGDDLVVDGGVGIRGGASLPGLDLDLSRGGELAPALVALAALAGGPTEITGIGHLRGHETDRLAALAADVNRSGGSVHELDDGLRIEPAALHGGDWAAYDDHRMATAGAIVGLVVDGVAVDDIGSTAKTLPQFPELWAALVASSGSLDSVPGV; encoded by the coding sequence ATGGCAGACACGACGCATTCCCGGAGCGGTGCACAGCCCGCCGCGGACCCGGCCCCCTGGATCGCCCCGCTCGCGCGCGGCCCCCTGCGCGGCGACATCGCGCTGCCCGGCTCGAAGTCGCTGACGAACCGCGAGCTCGTGCTCGCCGCCCTCGCGGACGGCCCCTCCGTCATCCGCCTGCCGCTGCACTCCCGCGACTCGGCGCTCATGATCGCGGGCCTCCGGCAGCTCGGCGTCGGGATCGACGAGGTCGAACCGGCACCGGGCGAGCAGCCGAACCCCTACGGCCCGGACCTCCGGATCACCCCGGCGCCGATGCACGGTGACGTGCGCGTCGACTGCGGGCTCGCCGGCACCGTGATGCGGTTCCTGCCGCCCCTCGCCGCCCTGGCCGTCGGCCCCGTCGTCATCGACGGCGACCCCTACGCCCGCAAGCGTCCGATGCACGCGATCATCCGGGCGCTCGTCGACCTCGGCGTCGACGTCACCGACGACGGCGACGGCTCGATGCCGTTCGCGTTCACCGGCACCGGCTCGGTCCGGGGTGGCGCCCTGTCGATCGATGCGTCGGCGTCGTCGCAGTTCGTCTCGGGCCTGCTGCTCTCCGCGCCGCGCTTCGACGAGGGCCTGCACCTCACCCACGTGGGCGAACGGCTGCCGAGCCTGCCGCACATCGAGATGACCGTCGCCGCGCTCCGTGCCCGCGGCGTGACCGTCGACGAGCCCGCGGTCGGCGAGTGGGTCGTCCACCCCGGGCCGATCGGCGCGCGCGACATCACGATCGAGCCGGACCTGTCGAACGCCGCACCGTTCGCGGTCGCCGCGCTCGTCGCGGGCGGCACCGTCCGCATCCGCACCTGGCCGCGCGCGACCACGCAGGTCGGCGCCGACCTCGAGGCGCTCCTGCCCCTGTGGGGCGCGACCGTGGCCCGAGACGGTGACGACCTGGTCGTCGACGGCGGCGTCGGGATCCGGGGTGGGGCCTCCTTGCCGGGTCTCGACCTGGACCTCAGCCGCGGCGGCGAGCTCGCACCGGCGCTCGTCGCGCTGGCGGCGCTGGCCGGCGGGCCGACCGAGATCACCGGGATCGGCCACCTGCGTGGGCACGAGACGGATCGCCTCGCCGCGCTCGCGGCGGACGTGAACCGGTCGGGAGGCTCGGTGCACGAACTCGACGACGGCCTGCGGATCGAGCCTGCCGCGCTCCACGGCGGCGACTGGGCCGCGTACGACGACCACCGGATGGCGACGGCCGGCGCCATCGTGGGTCTCGTCGTCGACGGCGTCGCCGTCGACGACATCGGGTCGACGGCGAAGACGCTGCCGCAGTTCCCCGAGCTGTGGGCGGCGCTGGTCGCCTCCTCCGGCTCGCTCGACTCGGTTCCGGGAGTCTGA
- a CDS encoding sigma-70 family RNA polymerase sigma factor, whose amino-acid sequence MTTDEPQAAPHDLVDETEEQLDAVEAEEAASFVDAKTVPADELRALFETQALPFMDQLYGAAMRMTRNPADASDLVQETFVKAFAAFRQFKQGTNLKAWLYRILTNTFINTYRKNQRNPYQGTIDELEDWQLGGAESVTQSISARSAEADAIDHLPSSAVKDALQAIPEDFRMAVYFADVEGFSYQEIADIMKTPVGTVMSRLHRGRRLLRGLLADHARETGIVPDAASTATMRGRGRKTAATEGRVDGKEAR is encoded by the coding sequence ATGACGACCGACGAGCCGCAGGCAGCACCGCACGACCTGGTCGACGAGACCGAGGAGCAGCTCGACGCGGTCGAAGCGGAAGAAGCAGCGTCGTTCGTCGACGCCAAGACCGTGCCGGCCGACGAGCTCCGCGCGCTCTTCGAGACCCAGGCGCTGCCGTTCATGGACCAGCTGTACGGCGCGGCGATGCGGATGACCCGCAACCCGGCCGACGCCTCGGACCTCGTGCAGGAGACGTTCGTCAAGGCGTTCGCCGCGTTCCGTCAGTTCAAGCAGGGCACGAACCTGAAGGCCTGGCTGTACCGGATCCTGACGAACACGTTCATCAACACGTACCGCAAGAACCAGCGGAACCCGTACCAGGGCACCATCGACGAGCTCGAGGACTGGCAGCTGGGCGGCGCGGAGAGCGTCACCCAGTCGATCTCCGCACGTTCGGCCGAGGCTGACGCGATCGACCACCTGCCGTCCTCTGCGGTCAAGGACGCCCTGCAGGCCATCCCGGAGGACTTCCGGATGGCCGTGTACTTCGCCGATGTCGAGGGCTTCTCGTACCAGGAGATCGCCGACATCATGAAGACCCCCGTGGGGACGGTCATGAGCCGTCTGCACCGTGGTCGCCGGCTCCTCCGGGGGCTCCTGGCGGACCACGCCCGTGAGACCGGCATCGTCCCGGACGCAGCGTCGACGGCGACGATGCGCGGACGAGGTCGGAAGACTGCCGCGACCGAGGGTCGCGTCGATGGGAAGGAAGCACGATGA
- the rsgA gene encoding ribosome small subunit-dependent GTPase A produces the protein MSWWDDVDGDDSDADEPYGQYDESSVRVRPNPKGNRPRTKTRPTYDDAPVGWVTNVDRGRFGVLVGTGSGSDPGDEHVITATKARELGKKSVVTGDHVSLVGDVSGDPGSLARIVKVAERTTLLRRSADDSDEVERVIVANADQMLIVVAAADPEPRTRLIDRYLVAAFDAGLDPILCITKTDLADPAPFLAHFACLDLRIVTSRSDDVPFEALHDLLDDKVTVTVGHSGVGKSTLVNALTGSTRAIGVVNSVTGRGRHTSSSSIALRVRDGGWIIDTPGVRSFGLGHVDPANVFRAFASHAIPVRPARDDIPLAQAHDWEIVDRVQDGELGPTGVERLDSFRALLTGMGASDPGLE, from the coding sequence ATGAGCTGGTGGGACGACGTCGACGGTGACGACTCCGACGCGGACGAGCCGTACGGACAGTACGACGAGTCGAGCGTGCGGGTGCGTCCGAACCCGAAGGGCAACCGACCCCGCACGAAGACGCGGCCGACCTACGACGACGCACCCGTCGGCTGGGTGACGAACGTCGACCGCGGGCGGTTCGGCGTGCTGGTGGGGACGGGGTCCGGCTCCGATCCCGGCGACGAGCACGTCATCACGGCGACGAAGGCCCGCGAGCTCGGCAAGAAGTCGGTCGTGACCGGCGACCACGTGTCGCTCGTCGGCGACGTCTCCGGTGACCCCGGGTCGCTGGCACGCATCGTGAAGGTCGCCGAGCGCACCACGCTGCTCCGTCGCAGTGCGGACGACTCCGACGAGGTCGAGCGCGTCATCGTGGCGAACGCCGACCAGATGCTCATCGTCGTCGCGGCCGCCGACCCGGAGCCCCGCACCCGGCTCATCGACCGGTACCTGGTCGCCGCGTTCGACGCCGGGCTCGACCCGATCCTCTGCATCACGAAGACCGACCTCGCCGACCCGGCCCCGTTCCTGGCGCACTTCGCGTGCCTGGACCTGCGGATCGTGACGAGCCGGTCCGACGACGTCCCGTTCGAGGCCCTGCACGACCTGCTCGACGACAAGGTGACCGTGACCGTCGGGCACTCCGGCGTCGGCAAGTCCACGCTCGTGAACGCCCTGACCGGGTCGACGCGGGCGATCGGTGTCGTGAACTCGGTGACGGGTCGCGGGCGGCACACCTCGTCGTCGTCGATCGCGCTGCGGGTGCGGGACGGCGGCTGGATCATCGACACCCCGGGCGTGCGGTCGTTCGGCCTCGGGCACGTCGACCCGGCGAACGTCTTCCGCGCGTTCGCCTCGCACGCGATCCCGGTGCGGCCAGCGCGGGACGACATCCCCCTGGCGCAGGCGCACGACTGGGAGATCGTCGACCGGGTGCAGGACGGCGAGCTCGGGCCCACGGGTGTCGAGCGGCTCGACTCCTTCCGCGCGCTGCTCACCGGCATGGGCGCCTCCGACCCCGGCCTGGAGTAG
- a CDS encoding helix-turn-helix transcriptional regulator, with product MALTGRRLEVDRIATLAVLPRESAMVVVGDPGSGRSSVLDAVSNRVSLPVVRVGVNGSESRWPLAGVTSLFTALDDPRATAHIAHLLQTGETAVPVTAGLAAAHDFLDAVHALTLPPTLVLIDDLDRMDVESQELIAFLAGRLAGTALRVVATVRSVPSDGPLAALPALRIEPLPSDEALILARSMAPEEANDGVLAVLAAETGGNPGALREQLAVLSREQLTGAEPIVLPLRPTPTTEALAALALGSAAGRDLDVLAKLALVPVAKTTAWDRDELDDLVGAGLATVRGQSVTVRDPLVRSALYWRMPARDRRAAHAALATASAESDPRAAAWHRSFVDDVPDVVALLSAARSYVVDGNVHAAIALTERALHVGGGTEDELVALLGVAEALLGNRLLGYAARYLAALRPFRTTAHEVRRLRLQYSAQYLSGDAVHADELLVSVDATESADVDAIAGLMAMVACFRAEAWELDQARDLLHRVEALEASASPHTLEITTTARELIAAIDGTLPADTDLHDGLATSVLLAMSDPALLLLAHALSIAERYRSARRVFALVLARGPQTAPVWTEAARYLTAENEVRSGNLRQALRAIDVWEAGSSVVERLREPSRAIAIAWRHFAEGRSAEALAVVDRCLEHRSTSRLWGATAKLHALRGRVLLLDGRLEEAAAALEAADAIGRSLRNPAVLRHLGDLVEAYARLGRIDDARTITARLAADHHARPGRWGALVLARSLALVADDTTRDTARRRALELFQPHDSQFERARTFAALATVGNPAERPRLGAAAAAAYEAAGMRRPLVTPAPAAAMPPFGTGPSLRSAPVLSASMPGTPRSAPDASAVLTSLTAEERAVVQKVTEGYRNREIASSLFMSQRTVELRLTQIYRKVGARSRSHLVALLT from the coding sequence ATGGCACTCACCGGTCGACGTCTCGAGGTCGACCGGATCGCGACCCTCGCTGTACTCCCTCGGGAGTCCGCGATGGTCGTGGTCGGCGACCCTGGTTCCGGACGCAGCAGCGTCCTCGACGCGGTTTCGAACCGCGTTTCCCTCCCCGTCGTGCGGGTCGGTGTCAACGGGAGTGAATCCCGCTGGCCGCTGGCCGGCGTGACCTCCCTGTTCACCGCGCTCGACGACCCCCGTGCGACGGCCCACATCGCCCATCTCCTGCAGACGGGCGAGACGGCGGTCCCCGTGACCGCCGGACTGGCGGCGGCGCACGACTTCCTCGACGCCGTGCACGCGCTCACCCTGCCGCCGACGCTCGTGCTGATCGACGACCTCGACCGCATGGACGTCGAGAGCCAGGAGCTCATCGCGTTCCTCGCCGGCCGACTCGCGGGCACCGCCCTGCGCGTCGTGGCGACGGTCCGTTCGGTGCCGTCGGACGGTCCGCTCGCGGCCCTGCCGGCGCTCCGCATCGAGCCGCTACCGTCCGACGAGGCACTGATCCTCGCCCGGTCGATGGCACCGGAAGAGGCGAACGACGGCGTCCTCGCCGTCCTCGCCGCGGAGACCGGTGGCAACCCCGGCGCACTCCGCGAACAGCTCGCGGTGCTCAGCCGCGAGCAGCTCACCGGTGCGGAGCCGATCGTGCTCCCGCTCCGACCCACTCCGACGACCGAGGCCCTCGCGGCGCTCGCACTCGGGTCCGCCGCGGGACGAGATCTGGACGTCCTCGCGAAGCTCGCCCTGGTGCCGGTCGCGAAGACCACGGCCTGGGACCGCGACGAGCTGGACGACCTGGTCGGAGCAGGCCTCGCCACCGTGCGGGGTCAGAGCGTGACGGTCCGCGACCCCCTGGTCCGGTCCGCGCTGTACTGGCGGATGCCCGCCCGTGACCGCCGCGCGGCGCACGCCGCGCTGGCCACGGCGAGCGCCGAGTCCGACCCGCGGGCCGCCGCGTGGCACCGGAGCTTCGTCGACGACGTCCCCGACGTGGTCGCGCTGCTCAGCGCCGCACGGTCCTACGTGGTGGACGGCAACGTGCACGCCGCGATCGCCCTCACCGAGCGTGCCCTGCACGTCGGTGGCGGCACCGAGGACGAGCTCGTCGCACTGCTCGGCGTCGCCGAGGCCCTGCTCGGCAACCGGTTGCTCGGTTACGCCGCGCGCTACCTCGCCGCGCTCCGTCCGTTCCGGACGACGGCGCACGAGGTCCGCCGGCTGCGCCTGCAGTACTCGGCGCAGTACCTCAGCGGCGATGCCGTGCACGCGGACGAGCTCCTCGTGTCGGTGGACGCGACCGAGTCGGCCGACGTGGACGCGATCGCCGGGCTGATGGCCATGGTGGCGTGCTTCCGTGCCGAGGCGTGGGAGCTCGACCAGGCGAGGGACCTCCTGCACCGCGTGGAGGCCCTCGAGGCGTCGGCGTCTCCGCACACGCTGGAGATCACGACGACCGCGCGGGAGCTCATCGCCGCGATCGACGGCACCCTGCCGGCGGACACCGACCTGCACGACGGACTCGCGACGTCGGTGCTGCTGGCGATGTCCGACCCCGCCCTGCTGCTCCTCGCCCACGCGCTGAGCATCGCCGAGCGGTACCGGAGCGCGCGTCGGGTGTTCGCACTCGTCCTCGCCCGGGGCCCGCAGACGGCACCGGTGTGGACCGAGGCAGCTCGCTACCTGACCGCCGAGAACGAGGTGCGCTCCGGGAACTTGCGGCAGGCGCTCCGCGCGATCGACGTGTGGGAGGCCGGTTCCTCGGTGGTCGAGCGACTCCGTGAGCCGTCGCGGGCCATCGCGATCGCCTGGCGGCACTTCGCCGAGGGGCGTTCCGCCGAAGCCCTGGCGGTCGTGGACCGGTGCCTCGAGCACCGTTCGACGAGCCGCCTGTGGGGTGCGACGGCGAAGCTGCACGCGCTCCGCGGTCGGGTCCTGCTGCTCGACGGCAGACTGGAGGAGGCAGCCGCCGCACTCGAAGCGGCGGACGCCATCGGCCGGTCCCTGCGGAACCCCGCCGTGCTCCGGCACCTCGGCGACCTGGTCGAGGCGTACGCGCGCCTCGGACGGATCGACGACGCCCGCACCATCACCGCGCGGCTCGCTGCGGACCACCACGCCCGACCGGGTCGCTGGGGTGCGCTCGTGCTGGCGAGGAGCCTCGCGCTCGTCGCCGACGACACCACCAGGGACACGGCCCGTCGCCGCGCGCTGGAGCTGTTCCAGCCGCACGACTCGCAGTTCGAGCGGGCACGGACGTTCGCGGCCCTCGCGACGGTCGGCAACCCCGCCGAGCGTCCGCGTCTCGGAGCGGCGGCAGCAGCAGCGTACGAGGCGGCCGGCATGCGCCGTCCCCTCGTCACCCCCGCACCGGCAGCGGCCATGCCGCCGTTCGGCACGGGGCCGTCGCTCCGGTCCGCACCGGTGCTGTCCGCGTCGATGCCGGGGACGCCCCGGAGCGCTCCGGACGCCTCTGCGGTGCTCACCTCGCTCACGGCCGAGGAGCGCGCCGTGGTGCAGAAGGTGACGGAGGGCTACCGCAACCGCGAGATCGCGTCGTCGCTGTTCATGTCGCAGCGCACGGTGGAGCTGCGGCTCACGCAGATCTACCGCAAGGTGGGCGCGCGGTCGCGCTCTCACCTGGTCGCGCTGCTCACGTAG
- a CDS encoding zf-HC2 domain-containing protein, whose protein sequence is MSGCDCSKAKAELEEFLHGELCREDAADIREHMDDCEDCTTEHRVGVVLIETVRRACKETAPEELRGEILARIRLEQSTH, encoded by the coding sequence ATGAGCGGCTGCGACTGCTCCAAGGCGAAGGCCGAGCTCGAGGAGTTCCTGCACGGGGAGCTCTGCCGCGAGGACGCGGCGGACATCCGTGAGCACATGGACGACTGCGAGGACTGCACGACCGAACACCGCGTCGGCGTCGTCCTCATCGAGACCGTGCGCCGCGCGTGCAAGGAGACCGCTCCGGAGGAACTGCGCGGCGAGATCCTGGCGCGCATCCGGCTGGAGCAGTCGACGCACTGA
- a CDS encoding MFS transporter translates to MSSADPTDARLNDRTRWRAFAVCVAVAALTILDLSKVNVGLPSIEQSLHATSSSLQLIVAGYALAFGLALVPAGRLGDLKSRRALFIVGLVAFTVASLLCAVAPTIEVLMVTRILQGFAAGTQMPQVIGLVQQLFRGPERGRAFGLFGAMIGISTALGPTIGGGLIAIGGEENGWRLLFWMNVPLGLVALFFAVKLLPKGAQGQAKDRELDIVGILLLGAAIITLMLPFVLTTGAGDSGARWLWLVGFVVFLGLFVLWEVRYKRQGKSPVVHFELFRLSSYRNGLSIVAVYFAAIPASFLMVTLFLQEGLGLSPLFAGMVSIPFAATSAVGSYIGGRIVDRVGRALVVFGLFMVVVGFVLLMLAAVLTPPEVTPWAMAGAFLVGGLGGGFVVSPNQTLTLAEIPVEQSGVAGSMQQLGQRVGTAIGTAVATSIFYGIVRGSAAGGDGSGGSRLDAYHDAFRSGTTFTVSLMALALVLAVGDLVVRRRAARREAATA, encoded by the coding sequence ATGTCCAGCGCTGACCCGACCGACGCCCGCCTCAACGACCGCACGCGCTGGAGGGCCTTCGCCGTGTGCGTCGCGGTGGCGGCCCTGACGATCCTCGACCTGTCGAAGGTCAACGTCGGACTGCCGTCGATCGAGCAGTCCCTCCACGCCACCAGCTCGTCGCTCCAGCTCATCGTCGCGGGGTACGCCCTGGCGTTCGGTCTCGCCCTCGTGCCCGCCGGTCGGCTCGGCGACCTGAAGAGCCGCCGCGCCCTGTTCATCGTCGGGCTCGTCGCGTTCACCGTGGCGAGCCTGCTCTGTGCCGTGGCACCGACCATCGAGGTGCTCATGGTCACGCGGATCCTGCAGGGCTTCGCCGCGGGCACGCAGATGCCGCAGGTGATCGGCCTCGTGCAGCAGCTGTTCCGCGGGCCGGAACGCGGACGGGCCTTCGGGCTGTTCGGCGCCATGATCGGCATCTCCACCGCGCTCGGCCCGACCATCGGCGGTGGGCTCATCGCGATCGGCGGCGAGGAGAACGGGTGGCGCCTGCTGTTCTGGATGAACGTGCCGCTCGGACTCGTCGCCCTGTTCTTCGCGGTGAAGCTCCTGCCCAAGGGAGCGCAGGGACAGGCTAAGGACCGCGAGCTGGACATCGTCGGCATCCTGCTGCTCGGCGCCGCGATCATCACGCTGATGCTGCCGTTCGTGCTCACCACGGGTGCCGGAGACTCCGGCGCGCGGTGGCTGTGGCTCGTCGGGTTCGTGGTGTTCCTCGGACTGTTCGTCCTCTGGGAGGTCCGGTACAAGCGGCAGGGCAAGTCGCCGGTGGTGCACTTCGAGCTGTTCCGGCTGTCGTCGTACCGCAACGGGCTGTCGATCGTCGCCGTCTACTTCGCGGCGATCCCGGCGTCCTTCCTGATGGTGACGCTCTTCCTGCAGGAAGGCCTCGGGCTCTCCCCGCTGTTCGCCGGCATGGTGAGCATCCCGTTCGCGGCCACGAGTGCCGTCGGGTCGTACATCGGCGGTCGGATCGTCGACCGGGTCGGGCGGGCACTGGTGGTCTTCGGGCTGTTCATGGTCGTGGTCGGCTTCGTGCTGCTCATGCTCGCCGCGGTCCTGACCCCGCCGGAGGTCACGCCGTGGGCGATGGCCGGGGCGTTCCTGGTCGGCGGGCTCGGCGGCGGGTTCGTGGTGTCCCCGAACCAGACGCTCACCCTGGCCGAGATCCCCGTCGAGCAGTCCGGCGTCGCCGGGTCCATGCAGCAGCTCGGGCAGCGCGTCGGGACCGCGATCGGTACCGCGGTGGCGACGAGCATCTTCTACGGGATCGTGCGGGGTTCCGCTGCCGGTGGCGACGGGTCCGGGGGGAGTCGGCTCGACGCGTACCACGACGCGTTCCGGAGCGGTACGACGTTCACGGTGTCGCTGATGGCGCTCGCCCTCGTGCTGGCCGTCGGGGACCTGGTGGTGCGGCGGCGTGCGGCTCGGCGCGAGGCCGCGACGGCCTGA
- the glmS gene encoding glutamine--fructose-6-phosphate transaminase (isomerizing) yields MCGIIAARVSDDATPYLLDGLERLEYRGYDSAGIAVRTATGSTETIRSVSRVGDLRTLVAARSGDALTGVGIGHTRWATHGAVREANAHPHADCSRRISIVHNGIIENADRLRDMLTAQGHRFRSEVDSEVIAHLVERALAVDPDLMLAVQIATAQLEGSWAIVVLDARDGRMVAAADRSPLVVARSARGDFVASDIGAIAEWCETFVALRDGDVVELGEAWTWSSNGITVPVPFPTPSPFAATALDLGDHPDHMAKEIGEQADVVSTILDRIARRTADGSMWVGLGLPAFERLAIVACGTSLNAGQVIATALRGIGGVPTDIVVASEADQAVLGPETLVVAISQSGETADVLRALDRFEDRHPVLALTNNVHSSLARRADAVLDCHAGPEIGVAATKTFTAQVVVGVAAVISALVASGRIEVARAHALVDELLDLPARIEHATQVSADRMPLLVSSVKEATGFLFLGRGAGLPYAAEGALKLKELSYRWAEAYPAGELKHGPLALVDDGTPVVVVDHGEPKIQSAIAEVRARGGFVITIGGEGSDIPALGSRGTGGLAWGAMAAPWGPLEAVVPLQMLARELALQLGCDVDKPRNLAKSVTVE; encoded by the coding sequence ATGTGCGGCATCATCGCGGCCCGCGTGTCTGACGACGCGACGCCCTACCTGCTCGACGGACTCGAGCGACTCGAGTACCGCGGCTACGACTCCGCCGGCATCGCCGTCCGGACCGCCACCGGGAGCACCGAGACGATCCGTTCGGTGTCCCGCGTCGGCGACCTGCGCACGCTCGTCGCCGCCCGGTCCGGCGACGCCCTGACCGGTGTCGGCATCGGCCACACCCGCTGGGCGACGCACGGCGCCGTGCGCGAGGCGAACGCCCACCCGCACGCCGACTGCTCGCGCCGGATCAGCATCGTGCACAACGGCATCATCGAGAACGCCGACCGCCTGCGCGACATGCTCACGGCGCAGGGGCACCGGTTCCGTTCCGAGGTGGACTCCGAGGTCATCGCGCACCTCGTCGAGCGCGCCCTCGCCGTCGACCCGGACCTGATGCTCGCCGTGCAGATCGCGACCGCGCAGCTCGAGGGGTCGTGGGCGATCGTCGTCCTCGACGCCCGCGACGGCCGGATGGTCGCGGCGGCAGACCGTTCCCCGCTCGTCGTCGCCCGGTCTGCCCGCGGCGACTTCGTGGCGAGCGACATCGGTGCGATCGCCGAGTGGTGCGAGACCTTCGTGGCGCTCCGCGACGGTGACGTCGTCGAGCTCGGCGAGGCCTGGACCTGGTCGTCGAACGGGATCACGGTGCCCGTGCCGTTCCCCACCCCGTCGCCGTTCGCCGCCACGGCGCTGGACCTCGGCGACCACCCGGACCACATGGCGAAGGAGATCGGCGAGCAGGCCGACGTCGTCAGCACGATCCTGGACCGCATCGCCCGGCGCACCGCGGACGGCAGCATGTGGGTCGGCCTCGGGCTGCCCGCCTTCGAACGCCTGGCGATCGTCGCCTGCGGGACCTCGCTCAACGCCGGCCAGGTGATCGCCACCGCCCTGCGCGGCATCGGCGGCGTCCCGACCGACATCGTCGTCGCCAGCGAAGCCGACCAGGCCGTCCTCGGCCCGGAGACCCTGGTCGTCGCGATCAGCCAGTCCGGCGAGACCGCCGACGTCCTCCGTGCGCTCGACCGGTTCGAGGACCGCCACCCGGTGCTCGCGTTGACGAACAACGTGCACTCCTCGCTGGCCCGTCGCGCCGACGCCGTGCTCGACTGCCACGCCGGCCCGGAGATCGGCGTCGCCGCGACGAAGACGTTCACCGCGCAGGTCGTCGTCGGTGTCGCCGCGGTGATCTCCGCGCTCGTCGCGTCCGGCCGCATCGAGGTCGCACGCGCCCACGCGCTCGTCGACGAACTGCTCGACCTGCCGGCACGCATCGAGCACGCCACGCAGGTGTCCGCCGACCGGATGCCGCTCCTGGTGTCGAGCGTGAAGGAGGCGACCGGCTTCCTGTTCCTCGGCCGCGGTGCCGGCCTGCCGTACGCCGCCGAGGGCGCGCTCAAGCTCAAGGAGCTCAGCTACCGCTGGGCCGAGGCGTACCCCGCCGGGGAACTGAAGCACGGGCCGCTCGCGCTCGTCGACGACGGCACGCCAGTCGTCGTGGTCGACCACGGCGAGCCGAAGATCCAGTCCGCGATCGCCGAGGTCCGTGCCCGCGGCGGCTTCGTCATCACCATCGGCGGCGAGGGGTCGGACATCCCGGCGCTCGGCAGCCGCGGCACCGGCGGACTCGCCTGGGGCGCCATGGCCGCGCCGTGGGGCCCGCTCGAGGCCGTCGTGCCGTTGCAGATGCTCGCCCGCGAACTCGCGCTGCAGCTCGGCTGCGACGTCGACAAGCCGCGCAACCTGGCGAAGTCGGTGACGGTCGAGTGA
- a CDS encoding Rax2 family protein, translating to MRGRMNHLTTFLVVLTAFAIAMTTVLVVVVAGPSVLG from the coding sequence ATGCGCGGTCGGATGAACCACCTGACGACGTTCCTGGTCGTGCTCACCGCGTTCGCGATCGCCATGACGACGGTGCTCGTCGTCGTGGTGGCGGGGCCGAGCGTCCTGGGCTGA
- the hisN gene encoding histidinol-phosphatase: MDLSADLDFARSLADIADTISLERFRAADLHVSKKADSTHVTDADQAVEHALRERIATERPDDAFLGEETTADTGAEATSEGHRQWVVDPIDGTANYLRGVPVWATLIALAVDGRPVLGVVSAPALGKRWWAAEGLGAHSFDGALRVSGVADLSDASLSYNSIQQWDDDDRLDALVDLSRRVWRTRAYGDMWSYMLVAEGVIDIAGEPDLKPWDIAALVPIVEEAGGRFTSLDGDPGAWHGSALATNGLVHDAVVEVIRR, from the coding sequence GTGGACCTCAGCGCCGACCTGGACTTCGCCCGCTCGCTCGCCGACATCGCCGACACGATCAGCCTCGAGCGGTTCCGCGCCGCCGACCTGCACGTGTCGAAGAAGGCCGACAGCACGCACGTCACCGATGCCGACCAGGCCGTCGAGCACGCCCTGCGCGAGCGGATCGCGACGGAACGGCCCGACGACGCGTTCCTCGGCGAGGAGACCACGGCGGACACCGGTGCCGAGGCAACGAGCGAGGGCCACCGCCAGTGGGTCGTCGACCCGATCGACGGCACCGCGAACTACCTGCGCGGCGTGCCGGTGTGGGCGACGCTCATCGCCCTGGCGGTCGACGGTCGCCCCGTGCTCGGCGTGGTGAGCGCCCCCGCGCTCGGCAAGCGCTGGTGGGCGGCGGAGGGTCTCGGCGCGCACTCGTTCGACGGCGCGCTCCGCGTGTCCGGCGTCGCGGACCTGTCCGACGCGAGCCTGAGCTACAACAGCATCCAGCAGTGGGACGACGACGACCGGCTCGACGCGCTCGTCGACCTGTCGCGCAGGGTCTGGCGCACGCGCGCCTACGGCGACATGTGGTCGTACATGCTGGTCGCCGAGGGCGTCATCGACATCGCGGGCGAACCGGACCTGAAGCCGTGGGACATCGCCGCCCTCGTCCCCATCGTGGAAGAGGCGGGCGGACGTTTCACCTCGCTCGACGGCGACCCCGGAGCCTGGCACGGCAGCGCGCTCGCGACGAACGGCCTGGTGCACGACGCCGTCGTCGAGGTCATCCGCCGCTAG